ATGTTTATGTCAGATTATGTAGATATTTATTTGCTTTATCAATGAATTGAACCAAGTTATATAAATCTTGCTGATGACAATaacttttttggaaaaaaaaaaaaaatcaagtacaaaaagaaaactgaaaCCCTGTATAATATATGTAAATCAAGTAAGCAAAGAAATATAATATATCTAGATGTTAATAAACTTAGAAGATTCTTCCCGATTCATCTAATAACAATGTTTATGTGTACTCTTTTTCGTCTAATAATTGTCACGGAATTTTTACAGTTTTTACCATTTCCCAAATTCAGATATTAATAGTAACAAATTATTGTTTAGACAACAATTCTAAAAgaatcaatttataaatttcatcCACGTAAACACATACACTCACATGCATTTTGCTCACATACATACCTGATCATAACCTTCAGCATCTGAGTCTATCACACATTGCATGTTTGAAAGGCAGGAACCATCATTGACCTATATATCACAATTAACACGTCTTCACATTAATAAACTATACATtcagtttataaaataaaaaataaaaaaagactatTACTTCAGCTTAGTATAGTATAATCTATCTCTGATTTCATTTccttttcccacattttctcgTGAACCAAACAGAGCCTCTGATTATAACTAAAATTACACAATGACTGTTGTTACTACCTCAATGAACGTAACACTGCTTTGAACCCGAAGAGTCCGGACCCAGCCTGTCACGACCAGGGTCTGCCCGACCCGGCCCAATCCTTCATCAGGACCGTGCTTTATATCCGAAACTCTCAACTTCTTCCTGAACTCTCCGATTTTCTCTCCCGCCTCGCCTCTCCACTTTTCGGAGAATTCCGGTTTCGTCTTCTCTACGGCTTCGCCGGATTGGAGAGTTCCGGAGACAATAGTAGAGAAGAATCTCCGGCGAGGGAGGACCACTCCGGCGCCGGCAAATGGGGGTGGCCGGAGAAGAAATGGCGGGAAGGGGAGTGAGttggggtttggttttgttttggagtAGAGTGAGAGATAGCGAAGGGCTGAGTAGGGTTTAAGGCGGAGAGGGGTGGCTGGTGCTATAGCAGCAGCCATTGGCTTTGGGTTTTTCCTGGTCGTGCTAGCTCCTAGTGCCCACTAGCGATAAAACAGAATATAGGGACTCGCTTATATCCGTTGCGGGTgcttatttttctcctttttccatgggcaaaaataaaaatgaaagtaaaaaacaaagcacacctccaaaaaataataaaaaaccgaATATATTACACTATTCTTCCTCCTAAATGTTAtcttcacaatatttttataataaatctaaatagtaggttattattagttattatgagtaggtaaaaaagtaatttaagttatagattcaaattagaaccaataacaacttaccataagtgatttattgtgaaaaatattatagattttttagagagtttcaacttatagcgtCTGCTCCTGATgattactctttatcattagatcaagacaccaatcagtttctGGTGTAAGTAgggattgaactccagatcttttattcaaccatcagagacttaaccagttaagctaactggaacccacaaaaaatattatagatttaACACTTCCttaacataaaagaaaaataaaaaaacaatctCTAATTTTAAGGATAACAATGTAATTTAGTtgatatttaaaagaaaaaaaaaaaattaggttggAAATGAACTGAAATTTGTCAATGTTGAATATTTGAACTCGACTGGATAACAAAAGTTAAATGTCTAAGCGCAATTtgaagttcaaattagaaccaagtCTATAAATAATGTTCAAACTTTcatatcaaataataaaaaaatgttcaaactCAAGCATGTCAAAATGTTCAAACTTGAGCTTAATATCAAGCTTAAACTTGAGCTCAATATCAAACTCATATTAAACATATTATTAAGCTCATTTGGTTTGGACAATTGCTCCTAACTCTCAATTAATTGAAAGCTTTTAGTAagatataagtttatttttcaaactcaTGTCAAGCTTATTACCAATCTATAAACGAGCTTAAGctcaaattgttttattttttttttatcaagccTTATTATTCATGAACATGttcatggtttttattttttggccttaaCTCATTTATTAAACAATTCTTAAACTATGGATCAAATTTgacttatttataaataaacaaaatgaatgGTTTTATTAAACTAAGTCTGAGTTGTTCGTGAATGATTTGATTCATTTACATTTCATTGCCACGTATTTAAAAAATCGTctcattttctaataaaaaagagaaaaccaaaacattttttttgaataggCACGTCTCAAAGCTCAAAGCAAATTTGAGTctcaaaacaaatataaatccTGAGAGAGGTCTCAACAGTGTTAAAGAAGCAACACCGCAAGTTAAGGCTTTTTTACAAGAAACGTTGCAAGCTCCACGGTCGCATTCCAAAACTCCCACACGAAGCGAATACAATAACATCATTTTAAGAGTGAAACACTTTGTTGGTTTTGGCTTTAATATTGAAATCAATAAGGATGCAGGGTTTTGATGGTAGGGAGAGACGAGTTTCTAGTTTCAAGTTTATGTTCTCCCAAATAATTTCATTTGAGAGCAACTGTTTCTTGGTATTGTGTTTACGACAAATATATTGAGACTTACTATTATACATACAACTCTGTATCCTACTGATAGCTAATTGTAATTTGAATAGTTTATCAATTTGTATTATATTTACTGGTtcaaatatgcatttttttatacATCTAGTTGAGTAGGGGGATTTGAAGTTTTAAACCCTAGATGTTCGTTGGAAACCCCAAAAGGTGCCAAATAGTTAAGCAATAAGGCTTTTGgcaagaaaatgaaagaaaataaatgggattgagtttttttatttttatttttttaaacaactataaaacccaaactatattattagttagCTAAGGTTTGAAACTATTTTGGTTTCTAACAAATCGAGTCCAGAGGACTCGATTTTCCTATTGCGCCAACAGCTAAGCTGGACAAAGTGTCCACGTAGGCCTGAAATCGAGTACAAAATACTTCATTTTTGTTCATGGAACTCGAGCCCAAAGGACTCAATTTTTGTTCATGGAACTTGAGCCCAAAGGACTCGGTTTTTGTTAATGGAAATCAAGCCCAAAGGGCTCATTTTTTGTTCATGGAACTCGAGCCCATAGGACATTTTGTTCAGCCACGTCACCCAACTTAAACACGAGCAAATATTTACACTCCCACACACCTCACAACAGTCACTCACACTCAAACCCACACCGGTCCTATCTCTCACTCTTCAAACCCAAACATCGGTCGTCACTCTCACTTTGCCTCGTGCCGCACCACTCCGAGTCTCAAACCCACACCGGTCCTCACAACAGATCACTCACACTCAAACCCCACACCGATCCTCAcagtctctctctcactcttccAACCCAAATACATTCAAACCCAAACACCAGTCCTCACTCTCACTCAAACCTCGCGCTGCGCCACTCTAAGTCTCAAAACCCACACCGGTCCTCACAACAGATCACTCACCAGTCCTCACAGTCTCTCTCACtcttcaaacccaaacccaaacaccGGTCCTCAATCTCTCACTCTTCAAACCCTCACTCTCACTCTTCAAACATCGTGCCATTCTAAttcctctcactctcactcttcAAACCTCGTGCCAACTGCTCAACCTCGTCACTCTTCAAACCCTCACTCTCACTCAAACCTTGCGCCGCGCCACTGCTCAACCTCACTCTTCAAACCTCGCACCACTGCTCAACCTCAATCTGAAGGTAGGTACCCCTTCTTAATCTACTTGCTTTGATtagatctaaataatttttttatttattaatgctccagatgtatttcttttttctgggtttgcttTAGATACATCATATATGTGTTCTTGTTACActataggcttttttttttggcttgaaatttTGTAGTGTTAATTACGTTTCATTGGAAATGGAAAAAATCCACCTAATGAAAGTGGTCCCAAGTGATTGTAGATAGGCATTCATAACAAAACCATTTTGATTATGATGAGCCTATAGTGGAGGTGTGAATGTGATGAGGGGAGTATCAGTATCATGTTGCAATGGAAGTTGGTGGGCATTCATATATCAATATACTCTCTCTCTGAAAGCTATACTTTTTAGGTGGCTTAGAATCTTGTATATTATGAGTGCCAAGAAATGGAATGGGATTTCAAATAGAATAATTGTAATTACCTTTTAAGTAATGCACTTTATTGGGTTATTGTTTAGTAACAATTGATATGGACAATATTTTAGGGTTctacacactatttttgtaagAAAAGTATGATTATGAAATACTACCAAATTCAGAAAGTTAACTTGGCTTGTTAGTGGAGAAATATATTgattagtttttaaaaagtttcaaCCATTAAAATGATGTACTAAATCTGAAATCTTCATCGTAAATAATATTTTCGTAATcaatacatttttttgtttattggtCATGGATGATTTTCTATTGGCATGCATTTGTACTTGATAGATTTTGTCACACAAATAGTGAACAGAATTATATGTTTGCATATGGTGATAGTCTTcctattattgttgttatgaTCATCTATATTAAAATCATAGTTGAAATTTCCTGTACAGATTGttatgaaaaccaaaaaattgtaATGTTCTGATAATAAGCTCTGCCTCATTCCCCTTGTGAGATCATGAAGGAGGTTAAGGTTGTGGGTTTAAGAGTAAAACCCACTGAATTTGTGTAACTTAtcagttatcaaaaaaattaaaagttatcctttttattttattaatccaTTATGCTAAATTTGAATGGTATGCTTGTACTATGGTTCATCATTTGCACATGAAAGAGTTTTGTACAAAGTTATGTAcagttgttatttattttttatttttatggtggtcATACTCTGATTTCAAGGACCACTCCATCTTGATTCAAGTATTTACTCATATGAAAAGGCAACTTATTTTATGACAATGTTACCACAAACTACTATTATTTATGACACCCCAACAGCATGTGGGGTGTCAAGAATAttgtaaagaaaatgaaaaaggattTTGAATGCTTCTGCAAGCTTAATAAGCAACGTTCTTGATTTGTTAGAGCATTGCTCTAATTTCTCAGAATACATTTGAATGAAAATAGAGAAATGTAGAAGGCTTAATTAATTTAGCTCATACTGAGTTTTTGACAGCATATTGAGTTTTTTATATGTATCTTTATTCCCTGTGATTGATTGTCATACTTATTGTTTGTGCAAGAAATTAGGTTATACATTGATATTACTCTTGACTTCCTAAACTTCGTGCAGTATGGTTGTCGTTGCTACTGAGATCCCTGATGAGTTCGGTCTTGGTCCCATGGAGGATTCAGTGTTAAGGTTTCTAAAAGAACATCGATCATGCGCTGTTTGGGAAGGTGAGGTAAAATTAAAACCGATCCCCTGCTGAATATTCTCTTCTTATCCTTTTAcattatgttgattttttttttccttttctaaaattctaagtttgtCAATGGTATTACTAGCTTTGAATGTATAGTCATGCCCATTAGTTGGGTTGAGTTAGATTGGTTGACTGTTGCACACCCTTACATAAAGGTTATACTTAGATAATTAAAGACATTGAATTGTGAGAACCAGAGAGAATCAAATTTTGATGTATGTATTCGTTGTAAACATGGTGGGTAATGGGTTGGATTGCTATTATGGCAATGTTTATACTAACATGCACGGCATAAGTAGTAGGATAAACGGCTAAAACAAATGTATCAAGTGCATTgcatccttttatttttctcccgttgttgttttttttttttttttgggatgatatTTTAATTTCCCTTGATAAccactttatttttgttttttgggatcAATAGCTACAATCATATATACAAAAGTTATGGCATATTGCATCTCATCACTATGGTTCTATCATGTGCAGGATCCGGGGGCACTGAAATGCCATGGTCGTAATGACGAGTTCCGAAAATGACGCTTGATGGTGGATGATCGTGCCCTCGACATTATCAAGAGAGTTGGATTAGAGGGGCTACATAGGACCCTATCTAGAGAGATTGATCATAACTTGATAACGACCTTTGTTGAGCGATGGTGGCCTGAAACTCACACCTTTAACCTGTCACATGGTGAGATGACAATCACATTACAAGATGCGAAGGTTCTTTTGGGGATTCCAATTGATGGTGAGGCAATTGTTGGAACAATTGACAAGACTTGGGCTACTGAATGTCAGAATTTGCTTGGAATTGTTACTAACGGTGTAATGCTTCAAGGACAACGAATCCAGATTAATCGGCTACTTCAAAAAGTAGACCAAGGGTTACCCGATGGTGCAACAGAGGATGTTGTGCATCAGTATGCACGGTGTTATATTCTAGCACTCCTAACGGACACAATTTTTGTCAACAAGCTTGGCAATAGGGTGCATACGATGTGGTTGTAGATGTTGACGGACCTTTGCAATCTACCTCGGTACAGTTGGGGGAGCGCTTGCCTTGCATAGTTGTACAAAGAGTTATGCAGGGCAATCAATAGAGGTGCTAGTCAAATTAGTGGGGCCTTGATACTGGTTCAGTATTAGGCATGGTTCGGATTCCCTTTTTTGTGCCCAATGATGGACCTCCCACCAGGTGATGCATATGGCCCACCATTACCACATTCTCCATTGTCCATTAAGTAAGTCTCTTCCTTGACCGATTTGCTCTATTGGAAATAGATCcataattttaaatgacatgacaCATTGTtaggcataaaaaataaaattttaaccttGATATtcctcaaattttgaaaattaataggatttttatttatttttatatattgttttacaACCACTGAGGTCATATGTTATAATTGATATATAATACAAGTGTTATTAATTTCTAACTCTACCACTAATTATATGTTTAGATAATCATTTATTGGTATAAATTTAGTGGTATGTAATGTTATATTTATGATTACccatcatttattgttgttgattACTTCAAATTCTCAATTCCAAGTATTAACTATTCCAGTGCTATCTAATTTGATACAACGTTTCATGAATGGGAAATTCTCAATTAGAATATTGTAGGAAGAATGGGCCATATATATGATACAAAGCTTGTAtctctttctcagttttagtttttgctaattagattctttcttttaatttcttcttcttctttatttctttcataACTCATCCTTTGGTTGGAATAATTTTGCTGAGTTTTGTGGATAAATagcatagaaaaaaaattaattgaattccACAACTATTGATAaggaaaagaattaaaataaagttttttttttcactcttgcTAGTCTATAAGAAGTAATCATTATTTTGTGAGCTAGCGTGCCAACAAAATTATGATCATTGAatgatgaacaaaaaaaaaaaatttattatactctctctctctctctctctctctctttctcaccaATTAAATTTATGTCTTCGGATAAAGAAGTCTAGACCTACTTGTCCCAACTacttaagttgataaaaaaCTAAACTTAGCATTATTCAAGTATTATTCTACAACTAAGGATGCTTTTGTAGTATAGTAATagtatttgaaagaaaaataaacagtAGGATTTTTTTCAGCTTCCATCAGCATACaagtcctttttcttttttattatattgcaTAATTGGTAGATATTCACTCCTTCTTTCTTAATTGTAGGATCACATGGGTTGTGAGCACAAAGAATAACCCCATCGAAATTTGTCTGGTCCGGTACCGGTAGCTTCTAGATTCTATGCATCCCAGCTAGGTACCCAAATTGTGTTTCTTCTATTGTTTATGACTATTGTATACTGTTATAACTGTAAAATAGCTCATAGTCAAAAATAACGGAACATTCTATAATGTGCCACCCTTTTATTTGGCTATTTTAGGTGGTGTGGCAACCATATGAAGCTAAATTAGGCCACCTGCTTGCGTTCTGTGTCATAGGAA
The sequence above is drawn from the Quercus lobata isolate SW786 chromosome 12, ValleyOak3.0 Primary Assembly, whole genome shotgun sequence genome and encodes:
- the LOC115970242 gene encoding serine/threonine-protein phosphatase 7 long form homolog, which translates into the protein MVDDRALDIIKRVGLEGLHRTLSREIDHNLITTFVERWWPETHTFNLSHGEMTITLQDAKVLLGIPIDGEAIVGTIDKTWATECQNLLGIVTNGVMLQGQRIQINRLLQKVDQGLPDGATEDVVHQYARCYILALLTDTIFVNKLGNRVHTMWL